From Papilio machaon chromosome 29, ilPapMach1.1, whole genome shotgun sequence, one genomic window encodes:
- the LOC106717238 gene encoding dorsal-ventral patterning tolloid-like protein 1 isoform X1, with translation MEMRSLFVVLFCSGYVTCQLWRKGVVHYAINKKDYDVHSQDEIITTLSQLQNEICVKFFYTPNNYTADEKDKILFINNPDKRKNCPPSVYNFTGSVIDMPIGYKCINRKDIARIVMDMLRASVEQTVSTINSYDLVKKFQERDADSTHPTLLSPPDRNYINAHYHVECGSQAQRSVASRRLGDTTDPLQLTPDNLEFYKDKIWPLAIVMYGVDEKLRTKPDYTLLKYAMTTIELASCVVFQEIVTSDGVLTPKNYIWFTNDGEEVPQLGFREGKQTINLESMVHGAPGHTAHVLVNLMRALGVPMMSNRFDRDNYVTIDWRKIQKGKEHHFERAPASAWVATPYDFESVTHAPANYMCGDCDLGGQSVKPLQDHLWQRTLSMGHATQPSDSDGKLLDLLYRDQCRERMSDNLEVMKKTADN, from the exons atggaAATGCGTTCGTTATTCGTTGTGTTGTTTTGCTCGGGCTACGTCACTTGCCAGCTTTGGAGGAAGGGTGTCGTGCATTATgcgattaataaaaaagattatg ATGTACATTCTCAAGATGAAATCATTACGACATTATCCCAGTTGCAAAATGAAATCTGTGTCAAATTCTTCTACACTCCCAACAATTATACAGCAGACGAGAAAGACaagatactttttataaataatccgGATAAGAGAAAAAATTGTCCGCCAAGTGTATACAATTTTACTGGTAGTGTTATT GATATGCCAATAggttataaatgtataaatagaaAGGATATAGCTAGAATCGTAATGGATATGTTAAGAGCGAGCGTCGAACAAACAg TTTCGACAATCAATAGCTATGATTTGGTGAAGAAATTCCAAGAACgt GATGCAGACTCGACCCATCCAACACTCCTCTCGCCACCAGATCGGAACTATATAAATGCACATTACCACGTCGAGTGCGGATCTCAAGCGCAACGCTCAGTCGCGTCTAGACGACTGGGGGATACTACCGATCCCTTGCAACTAACTCCTGATAATTTGGAGTTTTATAAAGACAAGATATGGCCATTGGCTATAGTTATGTACGGTGTTGATGAGAAATTAC GTACAAAACCAGATTATACCCTTCTTAAATACGCAATGACCACAATAGAACTGGCCAGTTGTGTTGTCTTTCAAGAGATTGTCACCAGCGATGGAGTGTTAACacctaaaaattatatctggTTCACTAACGACGGGGAGGAAGTCCCGCAACTTGGGTTTAGAGAAGGAAAGCAG ACTATAAATCTAGAATCTATGGTGCATGGGGCTCCGGGCCATACCGCACACGTGCTGGTGAACCTTATGCGAGCTTTAGGGGTTCCCATGATGTCAAATAGGTTCGATAGAGACAATTATGTCACTATAGATTGGAGGAAAATACAAAAag GCAAAGAACATCATTTCGAGCGTGCCCCGGCGTCGGCTTGGGTCGCGACCCCATACGACTTTGAAAGCGTGACGCACGCGCCCGCCAACTACATGTGTGGTGACTGCGACCTCGGCGGGCAAAGTGTTAAGCCGCTACAG GATCATCTCTGGCAGAGAACATTGTCTATGGGTCACGCAACACAACCTTCCGACTCTGATGGGAAACTTCTAGATTTACTCTACAGAGACCAATGTAGAGAGAGAATGTCAGATAATTTGGAGGTTATGAAGAAGACAGCtgacaattaa
- the LOC106717154 gene encoding ribonuclease H2 subunit C, whose amino-acid sequence MSIQVENNLKDSNNSEQVKQKAHYVPCKIESDGNANVEKYFEPYVTENEHGELTGTFRGHHLDGVRMSLPNGYRAVLVTEAKKPLAEDADRRFQVAGGFKEFVYWNWDKKPSKNDNIVKGFEWMDIADAIHGD is encoded by the exons ATGTCCATTCAAgttgaaaacaatttaaaagatagTAATAATTCAGAACAGGTAAAACAAAAAGCGCATTACGTCCCATGCAAGATAGAATCGGATGGTAATGCGAacgtagaaaaatatttcgaaCCTTACGTTACAGAAAACGAGCATGGAG AATTAACTGGAACCTTTCGAGGACATCATCTCGATGGTGTTAGAATGAGTCTGCCTAATGGATACAGAGCTGTACTTGTTACTGAAGCTAAGAAACCATTGGCCGAGGATGCTGATAGAAGATTTCAG gttGCTGGTGGTTTTAAAGAGTTTGTATATTGGAATTGGGATAAGAAACCATCAAAGAATGATAACATAGTTAAAGGTtttgaatggatggacatAGCTGACGCG ataCATGGTGATTGA
- the LOC106717238 gene encoding dorsal-ventral patterning tolloid-like protein 1 isoform X2, giving the protein MNIYVHSQDEIITTLSQLQNEICVKFFYTPNNYTADEKDKILFINNPDKRKNCPPSVYNFTGSVIDMPIGYKCINRKDIARIVMDMLRASVEQTVSTINSYDLVKKFQERDADSTHPTLLSPPDRNYINAHYHVECGSQAQRSVASRRLGDTTDPLQLTPDNLEFYKDKIWPLAIVMYGVDEKLRTKPDYTLLKYAMTTIELASCVVFQEIVTSDGVLTPKNYIWFTNDGEEVPQLGFREGKQTINLESMVHGAPGHTAHVLVNLMRALGVPMMSNRFDRDNYVTIDWRKIQKGKEHHFERAPASAWVATPYDFESVTHAPANYMCGDCDLGGQSVKPLQDHLWQRTLSMGHATQPSDSDGKLLDLLYRDQCRERMSDNLEVMKKTADN; this is encoded by the exons ATGAACATCT ATGTACATTCTCAAGATGAAATCATTACGACATTATCCCAGTTGCAAAATGAAATCTGTGTCAAATTCTTCTACACTCCCAACAATTATACAGCAGACGAGAAAGACaagatactttttataaataatccgGATAAGAGAAAAAATTGTCCGCCAAGTGTATACAATTTTACTGGTAGTGTTATT GATATGCCAATAggttataaatgtataaatagaaAGGATATAGCTAGAATCGTAATGGATATGTTAAGAGCGAGCGTCGAACAAACAg TTTCGACAATCAATAGCTATGATTTGGTGAAGAAATTCCAAGAACgt GATGCAGACTCGACCCATCCAACACTCCTCTCGCCACCAGATCGGAACTATATAAATGCACATTACCACGTCGAGTGCGGATCTCAAGCGCAACGCTCAGTCGCGTCTAGACGACTGGGGGATACTACCGATCCCTTGCAACTAACTCCTGATAATTTGGAGTTTTATAAAGACAAGATATGGCCATTGGCTATAGTTATGTACGGTGTTGATGAGAAATTAC GTACAAAACCAGATTATACCCTTCTTAAATACGCAATGACCACAATAGAACTGGCCAGTTGTGTTGTCTTTCAAGAGATTGTCACCAGCGATGGAGTGTTAACacctaaaaattatatctggTTCACTAACGACGGGGAGGAAGTCCCGCAACTTGGGTTTAGAGAAGGAAAGCAG ACTATAAATCTAGAATCTATGGTGCATGGGGCTCCGGGCCATACCGCACACGTGCTGGTGAACCTTATGCGAGCTTTAGGGGTTCCCATGATGTCAAATAGGTTCGATAGAGACAATTATGTCACTATAGATTGGAGGAAAATACAAAAag GCAAAGAACATCATTTCGAGCGTGCCCCGGCGTCGGCTTGGGTCGCGACCCCATACGACTTTGAAAGCGTGACGCACGCGCCCGCCAACTACATGTGTGGTGACTGCGACCTCGGCGGGCAAAGTGTTAAGCCGCTACAG GATCATCTCTGGCAGAGAACATTGTCTATGGGTCACGCAACACAACCTTCCGACTCTGATGGGAAACTTCTAGATTTACTCTACAGAGACCAATGTAGAGAGAGAATGTCAGATAATTTGGAGGTTATGAAGAAGACAGCtgacaattaa
- the LOC123722721 gene encoding uncharacterized protein LOC123722721, whose protein sequence is MESQEQLKKDPPVFERSVMLTRFKLSQQKRQLKEKDNGPSITQAIKKSPKSSTKKQKQSPIKNKEKSQLNGEKNEFYPNKLKRNKIVNKIILKPKNDLKVINWNDVKRKNLQMNIKPQNKKRKKGHKQSTCDTNEDISSSEYSELDFDEVIRMADQDLDDEDLMEILTCPSPVWWEEPPDEKYMEGPIVIRTNTLESMPDLASEYRRKQARKRKPQKIILEKEECKTNKSIENSLQNVSEEIKIEKDESVEDKSEVIDITGDSTYLDISLYDNDILKHLENIKIPIEDIEQKMK, encoded by the exons ATGGAATCACaagaacaattaaaaaaagatccGCCGGTTTTCGAGCGTAGTGTAATGTTAACACGTTTCAAATTGTCACAACAAAAACgacaattaaaagaaaaagacaaCGGACCATCAATAACGCaggcaataaaaaaatcaccaaaATCTTCGACAAAGAAGCAAAAACAATCaccgataaaaaataaagagaaatcACAATTGAACGgtgaaaaaaatgaattttatcctaataaattgaaacgaaataaaatagtaaataagataatattGAAACCGAAGAATGATTTGAAAGTTATCAATTGGAATgatgttaaaagaaaaaatttgcAGATGA ATATAAAacctcaaaataaaaaaagaaagaaaggtCACAAACAATCAACATGTGATACAAATGAAGACATATCAAGTTCGGAGTATTCTGAGCTCGACTTTGATGAAGTGATACGGATGGCTGACCAGGATCTGGATGATGAAGACTTGATGGAGATACTGACCTGTCCTAGTCCAGTCTGGTGGGAAGAGCCCCctgatgaaaaatatatggaaG gTCCAATAGTAATAAGAACAAACACATTAGAGTCAATGCCAGACCTTGCTTCAGAGTACAGAAGAAAACAagcaagaaaaagaaaaccacAGAAgattatattagaaaaagaagaatgtaaaacaaacaaatcaataGAAAATTCATTAcaaa atgtttctgaagaaattAAGATAGAAAAAGATGAGTCAGTAGAAGATAAATCAGAAGTTATTGACATAACTGGAGATTCAACATATCTAGATATATCTCTATATgataatgacattttaaaacatttggaaaatattaaaatacccATAGAGGATATAGAGCAAAAA aTGAAATAg
- the LOC123722720 gene encoding uncharacterized protein LOC123722720 encodes MAQLDVLIRKRSGMKAKLTNFSNYISSIGASGIISELQHELQCRLNKYEALYDQFDELQVEIEVCSDKPEDEYEERSKFEERYYALMAQARNLLCSDGAADDGRSVAGSICKQAAMVKVIDDNGNSMDARLLLDNGSTANFITQSLCSKLKLSTRSPWAHHTASLNKGVQPGEDVRARDAGNPISGRSGVRGRNVTQNLNRLPMHTRTV; translated from the exons ATGGCCCAACTAGATGTTTTAATTCGCAAACGTAGTGGCATGAAAGCCAAACTTACAAATTTCTCCAATTATATTAGCTCAATTGGCGCTTCCGGCATAATCTCCGAACTTCAACATGAATTACAATgtcgattaaataaatacgaggCATTATACGATCAATTCGATGAATTACAGGTGGAGATTGAGGTGTGTTCCGACAAGCCAGAGGACGAATACGAGGAACGTTCAAAATTCGAAGAGCGTTATTACGCGCTGATGGCGCAAGCGCGCAATCTGCTGTGCAGCGATGGTGCAGCAGATGACGGCCGCTCTGTTGCAGGTTCGATATGCAAACAAGCAG CTATGGTGAAAGTGATTGACGACAACGGCAACAGCATGGACGCACGGCTTCTACTCGATAACGGCAGTACGGCAAATTTTATAACGCAGTCGCTTTGcagtaaactaaaattatctaCACGTTCC CCGTGGGCCCATCACACTGCTTCTTTGAACAAAGGTGTTCAACCCGGGGAGGATGTTCGCGCCCGAGATGCGGGCAACCCTATAAGCGGGCGGAGCGGCGTGCGGGGAAGAAACGTCACTCAAAATCTCAACCGGCTGCCGATGCATACGCGCACCgtataa
- the LOC106717218 gene encoding cleavage and polyadenylation specificity factor subunit 5, translating into MAAVQGPPGKQWPVRPGVQHQNSHNTGNLTLNRTINLYPLTNYTFGTKEPLFEKDASVPARFQRMREEFVKIGMRRSVEGVLLVHEHGLPHVLLLQLGTAFFKLPGGELNPGEDEIEGLKRLLTETLGRQDGVKQEWVIEDTIGNWWRPNFEPPQYPYIPPHITKPKEHKRLFLVQLQDRALFAVPKNYKLVAAPLFELYDNAQGYGPIISSLSQSLCRFNFVYM; encoded by the exons ATGGCGGCTGTGCAAGGTCCACCAGGGAAACAGTGGCCGGTGCGTCCTGGCGTGCAACATCAGAATAGTCATAATACTGGAAATTTAACACTAAACAGGACAATAAACCTATATCCTCTAACTAATTATACTTTCGGGACCAAGGAGCCATTGTTTGAGAAGGATGCTTCGGTACCAGCAAGGTTCCAGAGGATGCGGGAAGAATTTGTCAAAATCGGAATGCGGAG ATCGGTAGAAGGTGTGCTATTGGTACATGAGCATGGATTACCACATGTCTTGCTGTTGCAACTGGGCACAGCATTCTTTAAACTACCTGGTGGTGAACTGAATCCTGGAgag GATGAAATTGAAGGTCTAAAACGTCTGTTAACTGAGACATTGGGTAGACAAGATGGTGTTAAACAAGAGTGGGTTATTGAAGATACTATAG GTAATTGGTGGAGACCAAACTTTGAACCACCACAATACCCTTACATTCCACCTCATATCACTAAACCTAAAGAGCACAAGAGATTATTTCTAGTTCAATTACAAGATCGTGCATTATTTGCTGTGCCAAAGAACTATAAGCTGGTTGCTGCTCCGTTATTTGAGTTGTATGATAATGCACAAGGGTATGGTCCAATAATATCATCTCTATCTCAGAGTCTTTGCaggtttaattttgtttatatgtag
- the LOC106717255 gene encoding uncharacterized protein LOC106717255, translating into MSQQYELLTESPGQWTSASYVIPEIQKKEIKPFVVLSLKELEGNPDSRTSSLTNSNKFSAVRAVVRHIARSRSATKEPWCASDVRNFLENLKFSPECAEELTTLLCTDKIYDNIPRHLRMKPGLVSLQWKIDLSLCQNNIETENANPERCKEIMQRDTHIILILKLTDGQMKTYRLSIAKFHELRYVIASALKSMIVLERRKCMRQD; encoded by the exons ATGTCACAGCAATATGAATTACTAACTGAAAGTCCCGGTCAATGGACATCCGCCTCGTATGTTATCCCCGAAATTCAAAAGAAGGAAATAAAACCCTTTGTTGTTC tgAGCCTAAAAGAATTGGAAGGTAATCCAGACAGTCGTACTTCCAGTTTAACAAATTCTAACAAATTTTCTGCAGTGAGGGCGGTTGTGAGGCACATAGCACGATCCAGATCCGCCACTAAGGAGCCCTGGTGTGCATCGGATGTTAGAAACTTTCTTGAAAATTTGAA ATTCAGTCCGGAATGTGCAGAAGAACTAACAACATTATTATgcacagataaaatatatgataacaTTCCGAGACATTTACGTATGAAACCTGGACTGGTTAGCTTGCAGTGGAAAATTGATTTGTCTTTATG tcaaaataatattgaaacagAAAATGCAAATCCGGAAAGATGTAAAGAAATAATGCAACGAGACactcatattatattaatattgaaactgACGGACGGACAAATGAAAACTTATAGACTATCTATTGCGAAATTCCATGAATTAAGGTATGTTATTGCAAGTGCTTTGAAGTCTATGATTGTGTTGGAAAGAAGGAAATGTATGAGGCAAGACTGA